A genomic region of Haliotis asinina isolate JCU_RB_2024 chromosome 1, JCU_Hal_asi_v2, whole genome shotgun sequence contains the following coding sequences:
- the LOC137285208 gene encoding alpha-ketoglutarate-dependent dioxygenase alkB homolog 4-like yields MQVVNMDHTERKCGCKGVRTCLLCEETADYKISALRSDQQLEKSTSQIYSYCHHCNVAHMDEGWRSHPHSAEDGEKLDFSGILILEDFVSELEEEQLCDVIYRTPFMKSQSGRRKQDYGPKVNFKKQKVKTDVFTGLPDFSQFLYERMKTVPHLQDFIPVELCNLEYVPERGSAIDPHFDDFWLWGERLVTLNLVSDTTLCFTRDDMPDVEVRVPLLQRSLIVVFGPARAVWKHAIHRHDIKQKRIAMTFRELSDEFRGHGKLVSTGQKLIDVALTFTGTAVGSAPA; encoded by the exons ATGCAAGTTGTTAATATGGATCATACAGAGAGAAAGTGTGGTTGTAAAGGTGTACGGACATGCCTCCTGTGTGAGGAAACCGCGGATTACAAAATATCTGCTTTACGATCAGACCAACAGCTAGAGAAG AGCACATCACAAATCTACAGCTACTGCCACCACTGCAATGTGGCACACATGGATGAAGGTTGGAGGTCACATCCCCATTCAGCTGAAGATGGTGAGAAACTCGACTTCTCAGGCATACTCATCCTTGAGGATTTCGTCAGTGAATTAGAGGAGGAACAGCTCTGTGACGTCATCTACAGAACGCCGTTCATGAAGTCACAGTCCGGGAGAAGGAAGCAG GACTATGGACCTAAGGTGAACTTCAAGAAACAGAAAGTGAAAACAGATGTATTCACAGGATTGCCTGACTTCAGTCAGTTTCTGTACGAGAGGATGAAGACTGTTCCCCATCTCCAGGATTTCATACCTGTGGAACTTTGTAATTTAGAATATGTGCCGGAGAGGGGATCAGCTATTGATCCACATTTCGATGATTTCTGGCTGTGGGGTGAGAGACTTGTGACCTTGAACTTGGTTTCTGATACAACACTGTGTTTCACAAGGGATGATATGCCGGATGTTGAGGTTCGTGTGCCGCTGTTGCAGCGATCTTTGATAGTTGTGTTTGGACCTGCTCGGGCTGTGTGGAAACATGCCATTCATAGACACGATATTAAACAGAAACGAATTGCAATGACTTTCAGGGAACTCTCAGATGAGTTCAGAGGACATGGAAAATTGGTATCCACTGGACAAAAGTTAATTGATGTGGCCTTGACCTTTACTGGCACTGCAGTCGGATCAGCTCCTGCTTGA
- the LOC137277622 gene encoding potassium voltage-gated channel protein Shaw-like, which translates to MASLEGAPISISRLSAGPPGRRHSLFQHSDMRLRPSRDELPDLSEVHSQYSFNDTDSRQQQLSQDHKSTSSDDNSTSSNNEDVDDIITLNVGGRIFQTYRKTLLRFPDSRLGSMAEKPTRVRFDGKREELFFDRNSDMFPCILEMYRDGKLHIPRDTCVIGLTKELEFWGLSESLTSECCQKYYEDAIGEMQLTEMMKEEFENIRPRRKISNPAFIATSRGRFWEFLDNPDSSKYAKIWFLCFYVFLLISVANIFFSTHPGCRVAVDSNYTDDHNNSSDDVTEFLAIQAEENPKIKLLLHTRPHVAIVILELLCAVFFTVEFILRVTFCPHRKLLFRSFLTWCDLIYLLPLWIELITSAVDLEQWHQPSMIPGKLILQILMVMRVLRIFTLAKHYRALRILVLSLRASVREVLLLFTFVLFAIIIYASLVYCAEIFRADSFESMFTGLWWALITMTTVGYGDKVPTSWAGYFIASLCALTGIIIIGMPVPIITSNFHLYYGFRSAIDDSNDAKLPAPKSKGLKQQIRRGNS; encoded by the exons ATGGcatcactggaaggagcacccatctca ATTTCACGCCTGTCAGCAGGCCCACCAGGCAGACGACACTCGCTCTTCCAGCATTCTGACATGCGCTTGCGCCCTTCCCGTGATGAACTTCCGGACTTGTCAGAAGTGCATAGTCAGTACTCGTTCAACGACACAGACTCACGGCAGCAACAG TTATCACAAGACCACAAGTCGACATCTTCCGATGACAACTCCACATCTTCAAATAACGAGGACGTCGATGACATCATCACTCTGAACGTCGGTGGTCGCATCTTCCAGACATATCGAAAGACGCTGTTGCGATTTCCCGATAGTCGGCTTGGGTCAATGGCTGAGAAGCCGACACGGGTCAGGTTCGATGGGAAACGAGAGGAACTGTTCTTTGACCGGAACTCAGATATGTTTCCATGTATTCTCGAAATGTACCGTGACGGCAAACTTCACATTCCACGTGACACGTGCGTCATTGGTCTGACGAAGGAGCTGGAATTTTGGGGCCTGAGCGAGTCCTTGACGTCAGAGTGCTGTCAGAAGTACTACGAGGATGCTATTGGAGAGATGCAGCTGACGGAAATGATGAAGGAAGAGTTTGAAAACATACGCCCGCGACGTAAGATATCAAATCCAGCGTTCATCGCGACATCCAGGGGAAGATTTTGGGAGTTTCTCGATAATCCCGATTCTTCCAAGTATGCTAAG atATGGTTCCTGTGCTTTTACGTGTTTCTTTTGATTTCGGTGGCCAACATTTTCTTCAGCACACACCCTGGGTGTCGCGTTGCCGTCGACTCCAATTACACAGACGACCACAATAATTCCTCTGATGACGTGACCGAGTTCCTCGCAATCCAGGCAGAAGAAAATCCAAAGATTAAGCTTCTCCTTCATACAAGACCTCACGTTGCTATCGTAATCCTGGAACTGCTGTGCGCGGTCTTCTTTACTGTGGAGTTCATTCTCCGTGTCACCTTCTGTCCCCACCGTAAGTTGCTGTTCCGGAGCTTCCTCACGTGGTGTGATCTCATCTACCTTCTGCCCCTCTGGATTGAACTGATCACCAGTGCAGTTGACCTTGAACAGTGGCATCAACCGTCTATGATTCCTGGAAAGTTAATCCTTCAGATTCTCATGGTGATGAGAGTTCTGCGAATATTCACTCTAGCCAAACATTATCGTGCTTTACGGATACTTGTACTGTCCCTCAGGGCCAGTGTGAGGGAGGTACTTCTTCTGTTCACGTTCGTCCTCTTCGCCATCATTATCTATGCTAGTCTCGTCTACTGCGCCGAGATATTTCGCGCAGACTCGTTCGAATCCATGTTTACGGGACTGTGGTGGGCCCTAATCACCATGACAACCGTCGGCTATGGCGACAAGGTTCCTACATCATGGGCTGGCTACTTTATTGCATCATTGTGCGCATTAActggcatcatcatcatcggcaTGCCTGTACCCATCATCACCAGCAACTTCCACCTCTACTACGGCTTCAGGTCAGCAATCGATGACTCCAACGACGCGAAGCTCCCAGCGCCGAAGTCGAAGGGCCTGAAGCAACAGATTAGACGCGGGAACAGCTGA